Proteins encoded in a region of the Campylobacter showae CSUNSWCD genome:
- the map gene encoding type I methionyl aminopeptidase, translating to MAITIMQPNDIEKMRAANKIVAQTLDYVESVIKPGISLLEIDKICDDMIRAAGAKPAFKGLYGFPNAACISVNEVVIHGIPNEYKLQEGDIVSVDIGSNLNGYFGDSARTWGVGQISREDEKLIACAKDALYFAIDTVKAGMHFKELSFEIEKFIRARGFVPLTGFCGHGIGRRPHEDPQILNYLEGGSPKSGPKIKNGMVFCVEPMICQKDGTPVIGPDKWKVTSKDGLRTSHYEHCMAVVNGRAEILSLA from the coding sequence ATGGCTATAACCATTATGCAGCCAAACGACATAGAGAAAATGCGAGCGGCGAATAAAATCGTCGCTCAAACCCTCGATTACGTAGAAAGTGTGATCAAGCCTGGTATTTCACTGCTCGAAATAGATAAAATTTGCGACGATATGATAAGGGCTGCGGGCGCAAAGCCAGCGTTTAAGGGGCTTTACGGTTTTCCAAACGCAGCTTGCATAAGCGTAAATGAAGTAGTCATCCACGGTATCCCAAATGAGTACAAACTACAAGAAGGCGACATAGTAAGCGTTGATATCGGCTCAAATTTGAACGGATATTTCGGCGACTCGGCTAGAACTTGGGGCGTGGGTCAAATTTCGCGTGAAGACGAAAAGCTGATCGCTTGCGCCAAAGACGCGTTATACTTTGCGATAGATACCGTAAAAGCGGGAATGCACTTTAAAGAGCTTAGTTTTGAAATCGAGAAATTTATAAGAGCTCGCGGATTTGTTCCGCTAACGGGGTTTTGCGGTCACGGCATCGGTAGACGCCCGCATGAAGATCCGCAAATTTTAAATTATTTAGAAGGCGGGAGCCCAAAATCGGGACCAAAAATCAAAAACGGAATGGTATTTTGCGTGGAGCCGATGATTTGTCAAAAAGACGGCACTCCGGTGATCGGTCCCGACAAATGGAAAGTAACTAGCAAAGACGGGCTAAGAACCAGCCACTACGAGCACTGTATGGCTGTCGTGAACGGACGAGCAGAGATTTTAAGCCTGGCGTAA
- the infA gene encoding translation initiation factor IF-1, giving the protein MAKDDVIEIDGNVIEALPNATFKVELDNKHVILCHIAGKMRMHYIKIMPGDRVKVELTPYSLDKGRIIYRHK; this is encoded by the coding sequence GTGGCAAAAGACGACGTCATAGAGATCGACGGCAACGTTATCGAGGCGCTGCCAAACGCGACGTTTAAGGTCGAGCTCGACAACAAACATGTGATTTTGTGTCACATTGCGGGCAAGATGAGGATGCATTATATAAAAATAATGCCTGGAGACCGCGTAAAGGTGGAACTAACGCCTTACAGTCTGGATAAGGGTAGGATAATTTACCGCCATAAGTAA
- the rpmJ gene encoding 50S ribosomal protein L36 — MKVRPSVKKMCDKCKIVKRQGVVRIICENPKHKQRQG, encoded by the coding sequence ATGAAAGTTCGTCCTTCTGTAAAGAAGATGTGTGACAAGTGCAAAATTGTCAAGCGCCAAGGCGTAGTTCGCATAATCTGCGAAAATCCAAAACATAAACAAAGACAAGGATAA
- the rpsM gene encoding 30S ribosomal protein S13: protein MARIAGVDLPKKKRIEYGLTYIYGIGLYKSRQILDATKISYDKRVNDLTEDEAAAIRKEIQENHVVEGDLRKSVAMDIKALMDLGSYRGLRHRKGLPVRGQKTKTNARTRKGKRKTVGAATK from the coding sequence ATGGCACGTATCGCAGGTGTGGATTTACCAAAGAAAAAGAGAATCGAATACGGTTTGACCTATATTTACGGTATCGGTCTTTACAAATCTCGTCAAATTTTAGACGCTACTAAAATTTCTTACGATAAAAGAGTAAATGATCTAACCGAAGACGAAGCCGCAGCTATCCGCAAAGAGATCCAAGAGAATCACGTGGTGGAAGGTGACCTTAGAAAAAGCGTCGCTATGGATATCAAGGCTCTTATGGACTTAGGAAGCTACCGCGGTCTAAGACACAGAAAAGGTCTTCCGGTGCGCGGTCAAAAGACTAAAACAAACGCTAGAACTAGAAAAGGCAAGCGCAAAACAGTCGGCGCTGCGACTAAATAA
- the rpsK gene encoding 30S ribosomal protein S11 produces the protein MAKRKVVKKKIVRKSIAKGIVYISATFNNTMVTVTDEMGNAIAWSSAGGLGFKGSKKSTPYAAQQAVEDALTKAKEHGIKEVGIKVQGPGSGRETAVKSVGAVEGIKVTFLKDITPLPHNGCRPPKRRRV, from the coding sequence ATGGCAAAAAGAAAAGTAGTTAAAAAGAAAATTGTAAGAAAAAGTATAGCTAAAGGTATCGTTTATATAAGCGCGACTTTTAACAATACGATGGTAACGGTTACCGATGAGATGGGAAATGCTATCGCTTGGAGCAGTGCCGGTGGACTAGGCTTCAAAGGAAGTAAAAAATCAACTCCTTACGCAGCCCAACAAGCAGTCGAGGACGCTCTAACTAAAGCAAAAGAGCACGGTATAAAAGAAGTAGGCATCAAAGTACAAGGTCCTGGCAGCGGCAGAGAGACCGCAGTCAAGAGCGTAGGTGCGGTAGAGGGCATAAAAGTAACGTTTTTAAAAGATATAACCCCGCTTCCGCATAACGGTTGCAGACCGCCGAAACGCCGCCGCGTATAA
- the rpsD gene encoding 30S ribosomal protein S4 — protein MARYRGPVEKLERRLGVSLALKGERRLAGKSALEKRNYAPGQHGQRRSKISEYGLQLREKQKAKFMYGISEKQFRRLFQEAARREGNTGALLVQLLEQRLDNVVYRMGFATTRRFARQLVTHGHILVNGKRVDIPSYRVQAGSKVEVIEKSKNNPQIVRAIDLTAQTGIVAWVDVEKDKKFGIFTRTPEREEVVIPVEERFIVELYSK, from the coding sequence ATGGCTAGATATAGAGGACCCGTTGAAAAATTAGAAAGACGTCTTGGTGTGTCTCTTGCGTTAAAAGGCGAAAGAAGACTTGCCGGTAAAAGCGCTTTAGAAAAAAGAAATTATGCACCAGGTCAACACGGACAAAGAAGAAGCAAGATAAGCGAATACGGCTTACAGCTTCGTGAAAAACAAAAAGCTAAATTTATGTACGGCATTAGCGAAAAGCAATTCCGCCGCCTATTCCAAGAGGCTGCTCGCCGCGAGGGAAATACCGGTGCGCTTTTGGTGCAGCTTTTGGAGCAAAGACTAGATAACGTAGTTTACAGAATGGGCTTTGCGACTACTCGCCGTTTTGCTCGTCAGCTAGTTACTCACGGACATATTTTGGTAAACGGCAAGAGAGTAGATATTCCTTCTTACAGAGTTCAAGCGGGTTCTAAAGTAGAAGTTATCGAAAAATCTAAAAACAATCCGCAAATTGTTCGCGCGATCGATCTTACGGCGCAAACCGGCATCGTAGCTTGGGTCGACGTCGAAAAAGATAAAAAATTCGGAATTTTCACAAGAACTCCGGAAAGGGAAGAAGTCGTCATTCCTGTCGAGGAAAGATTCATAGTAGAGCTTTATTCGAAATAA